The Algoriphagus sanaruensis genome window below encodes:
- a CDS encoding 3-keto-disaccharide hydrolase: MKKIALIAVLMVIAQVSFAQKKEKLFNGKDLSGWIIYGTEKWYVEDGLLVSESGPDKGYGYLGTEENYQDFEIELEFKQEANGNSGVFIRSTVDGTKVSGWQVEVAPPGSDTGGIYESYGRGWLIKPDPEKDKALKFGDWNKMKIVVEGDNVTSYVNGVEMVNFSDEKIGQGKGGVLLQIHDGGGIKVYWRNIVLKKL, encoded by the coding sequence ATGAAAAAAATAGCATTGATCGCTGTACTAATGGTGATCGCACAAGTTTCTTTTGCTCAGAAAAAAGAAAAATTATTTAACGGCAAGGACCTTTCAGGTTGGATAATTTATGGTACTGAAAAGTGGTATGTCGAAGATGGATTGTTGGTTTCCGAAAGCGGCCCTGATAAAGGATATGGTTATTTAGGTACTGAGGAGAATTACCAAGATTTTGAAATTGAGCTAGAATTTAAGCAAGAGGCCAATGGAAACAGCGGTGTTTTCATTCGTTCCACTGTAGATGGAACAAAAGTTTCTGGATGGCAGGTTGAAGTAGCTCCTCCGGGAAGTGATACTGGTGGTATTTATGAATCCTATGGAAGAGGCTGGTTGATTAAGCCCGATCCAGAAAAAGATAAAGCCTTGAAGTTTGGAGATTGGAATAAAATGAAGATTGTGGTAGAAGGAGATAATGTCACCTCCTATGTCAATGGAGTGGAAATGGTTAACTTCTCCGATGAAAAAATAGGCCAAGGAAAAGGCGGAGTCCTACTTCAGATTCATGATGGTGGAGGTATTAAGGTCTATTGGCGAAATATTGTTTTGAAAAAACTTTAA
- a CDS encoding 3-keto-disaccharide hydrolase: MKKNYLIWAIVLGIGFSCSPKETENSTEEVVEAVIIDNSLTEEEKAAGWMLLFDGTSMDGWRAFNGDTTPSNWIIEDGAMKGLGATGGEDFGGDIVFGPMEFEEFEMEFTWKISPGGNSGVFYHVVEGPEYKAPYYTGPEYQVIDQLGFAQPLEKWQSLGADYAMYEPDFEGVVKEAGEWNTSKIIFSLEGASYWLNGKKTVEFIPYSEDWTAKRNSGKWNDFPDYKIARKGLIALQDHGDPVWFKNIKIRPL, translated from the coding sequence ATGAAAAAAAACTATCTGATTTGGGCCATTGTACTAGGAATTGGATTTTCCTGTAGCCCAAAAGAAACTGAAAATTCCACTGAGGAGGTGGTGGAAGCAGTAATCATCGATAATTCTTTGACTGAAGAGGAAAAGGCGGCCGGATGGATGCTTTTATTTGATGGTACTTCCATGGATGGATGGAGGGCTTTCAATGGTGATACTACTCCCTCCAATTGGATTATTGAAGATGGAGCCATGAAAGGTCTTGGTGCGACAGGGGGTGAAGACTTTGGAGGGGATATCGTTTTTGGTCCGATGGAATTCGAGGAATTTGAAATGGAGTTTACTTGGAAAATTTCTCCAGGAGGAAATTCCGGGGTCTTTTATCATGTGGTAGAAGGTCCAGAATACAAAGCTCCTTATTATACAGGACCAGAATACCAAGTAATTGATCAATTGGGTTTTGCTCAGCCTTTAGAAAAATGGCAATCCTTAGGTGCAGATTATGCCATGTATGAGCCTGATTTCGAAGGCGTGGTTAAGGAAGCTGGCGAATGGAATACTTCCAAAATTATATTTTCACTAGAAGGAGCAAGCTATTGGCTGAATGGTAAGAAAACGGTAGAGTTTATACCCTACTCTGAAGATTGGACTGCTAAAAGGAATTCTGGAAAATGGAATGATTTCCCTGATTACAAAATTGCTCGAAAAGGATTAATTGCCCTGCAAGATCATGGTGATCCTGTTTGGTTTAAAAATATTAAAATTAGACCCCTATGA